The Pungitius pungitius chromosome 10, fPunPun2.1, whole genome shotgun sequence DNA window ATGGCGGATGGGCGAAGGAGGACACGGGCTGTCACTTTGATTCACGCCACGGCAGCTCGTGCCGGGTGGCTCGGCGCCAAAGTCTTGACAGTCGCTGTagacccccttcccccccgcgtaaatgacatttaaagtgTAAAGCAATGGTCTGTCCTTGTGGCTCAGTCACCCCAGGCCGAGCTCTGGACATGGGCGTTTTTACAATAAGGTCGTAAACCCGGTTCGCCTCACTCAGAGGCTCGAAGTCAACGATCCAAACTGTGAAAAGTGACCTTGAAGATGTGTGTTATCAATGATCTGATGTAGACctgacttttccttttgttcatcGGTCTATGCTGCTCattgcattcacacacattcccacTAACACCTCCCGTTGTGCCTTTTGTCCACAGTCTATCCGCGAAGTGACCGGCTACGTGTTGGTGGCACTGAACCAGTTCGACTACCTCCCTTTGGAGAACTTGAGGATCATCCGAGGAAACAAGCTCTACGAGGACCGCTACTCCCTCGCGATCTTCCTGAACTACAGACGCGATGGAAACTTTGGCCTCCGCCAGCTCGGCCTGAAAAACCTCACAGGTGAGTGCGTTTTCCTTCTGGCTGTTCACAAGTTGTCTCCACTGTGTCCGCGAGTGAAACGAGGACCTTTTGATTTTGACGACGTGGCCCGTCAGCAAAAGCTCGTTTTTTGTCTGAGATAGAATATTTAACGTTCTTCGCTTCCACGCCTTTTGGaggctgtgtgtgcgtctttacCCCTTTATTCATCATCTACTGGCACTTCTCTGACAGATTAGCAGGTTTGGGCAGCTGATCAGATGTTTTTCCTCCCGAGACATTTTTACTAAAGAACCATCACTCAGgaatagggttgggtatcgtttgaatttgagcgattccgattccgataccgattccttgtttcgattccggttcccagcgattctcgattccgattcttttaagaggcagggtcaaaaaagtttaagtttaagatattttaaatgagctagctaaccaagggtctttctgaaggaaatagtctgaccttctccatcaatattaattctttttattaactttactatgaatttctaacagggctgttttcaactacaatatgaatatcaaactatgaacttgaatattgtataaacattataaataacaggggtacactttcctccagagagctttatttttgaaacctcacaaaaacacatttactcgtgagtgtatgatactgcaggtacttaaacgttaccttgctcccactgatggacgaacccttggaatcagaggaagaggcagcgcgtcaaacacggggcacacgggggggggggggggggggggcgcgcgcaactctcccaaccccaaatcagggacactttcgctgacggggggctgctggcggtcgacgcggggagtgctagtacaatctttttttttctttgcagcgccagcctcaccgctcattttaacagataggaccgctccgcactggtctgatgcgtcacaaatttacaacaaccgggagtttcttgccgagttttcggtttgtttcgagaagtgtaaccacactttggaccgccgacgcacgctatacatgttcgatcgcgctgttacgccaacacttccagtggacgcttcttcgttggtgttcagcggtttctatttccggtcggcgccggcggactgagaatcgaaacaaggaatcgaattttaaacttttgaacgataccgggtaaatcgcaaagctagtttcgattccattcgattctcgattctcgatacccatcCCTACTCAGGAACTCTGCTGTCTGATGACTGTTGGGTGCTTACAGGGATTTAGCTTCTTTTTTAGGTTTTGCATTTACAGTGACGCACCAAATCT harbors:
- the LOC134132798 gene encoding receptor tyrosine-protein kinase erbB-4-like: MKPTTAPRCFGFLLTCLLFGSSSSQSVCAGTENKLSTLSDLEQQYRTLRKYYENCEVVMGNLEITSIDRSRDLTFLRSIREVTGYVLVALNQFDYLPLENLRIIRGNKLYEDRYSLAIFLNYRRDGNFGLRQLGLKNLTGECVFLLAVHKLSPLCPRVKRGPFDFDDVARQQKLVFCLR